One segment of Paramormyrops kingsleyae isolate MSU_618 chromosome 8, PKINGS_0.4, whole genome shotgun sequence DNA contains the following:
- the ikbke gene encoding inhibitor of nuclear factor kappa-B kinase subunit epsilon, whose product MLESTANYLWSVEDVLGQGATASVYKARSKKTGELVAVKVFNNVSYSRPYEVQMREFDMLRKLNHVNIVKLFAVEEMHHNAKQKVLVMEFCSGGSLLSLLEEPVNAFGLPESEFLIMLQCVVHGMNHLRENGVVHRDIKPGNIMRLVSDDGRSVYKLTDFGAARELEDDEKFLSIYGTEEYLHPDMYERAVLRKPQHKAYGVTVDLWSIGVTFYHAATGSLPFVPYGGPRSNKQIMYKITTEKPTGAIAGVQRVKDGPIEWSYQLPSCCQLSEGLKAQLVPVLANILEANQDKCWGFDQFFAETTGILHRVPVHVFSLQQATMLRIYIHFYNTAAIFFEEVQRQTKISPEFQQYLFQGHSLILEPSMKVVNFPPTTPGRPIFLLSRRPEKIVGLTYKEPDMPSMPAKFDVIADSSFSKAVLGIIHQYLRIGHSLQKCQELILQGFYCYFEMVLTECNNTLHKISIVNMKLVSCLQVEDKLSKLGQSSGDLPDLMDNRKKLKLMQEDLPVYCNSIRDFHTKLDHLHVQLAKRMEILAEDKSMQKMEVLLEKITQVHQQYRKDRAAGKLNYNDEQIHKFEKINLSNNIKKVKSLFRDVCSQKYHDVLALAGSWTSELHEIQIHLKDYSVYFIQIMDDLHVCEQCQNKVLDRALLRLQQMQAVTEPSDCPRDKDHMIRRMNQLKDEMQLVALELQHNNSIIESLGVMNKGPEV is encoded by the exons ATGCTGGAGAGTACAGCTAACTACCTCTGGTCTGTGGAGGATGTCCTGGGACAAGGAGCAACGGCCAGTGTTTACAAGGCCCGCAGTAAG AAAACGGGGGAGCTGGTCGCAGTGAAGGTCTTCAACAATGTGAGCTACAGCCGGCCATATGAGGTGCAGATGCGGGAGTTTGACATGCTGAGGAAGCTCAACCACGTCAACATCGTCAAACTCTTCGCAGTGGAGGAG ATGCACCATAACGCCAAGCAGAAGGTCCTGGTGATGGAGTTCTGCTCTGGGGGCAGTCTGCTCAGCCTGCTGGAGGAACCGGTTAACGCCTTCGGGCTGCCCGAGTCGGAGTTCCTTATCATGCTGCAGTGTGTTG TTCATGGCATGAACCACCTGCGGGAGAACGGCGTGGTCCACCGTGACATCAAGCCGGGCAACATCATGCGTCTGGTGAGCGACGATGGCCGCTCTGTCTACAAGCTGACCGACTTCGGCGCCGCCCGTGAGCTGGAGGACGACGAGAAGTTCCTCTCCATCTACGGCACGGAAGAGTACTTG CACCCTGACATGTACGAGCGCGCTGTCCTGAGGAAGCCCCAGCACAAGGCCTACGGCGTCACCGTGGACCTCTGGAGCATCGGGGTCACCTTCTACCACGCAGCCACCGGCAGCCTGCCCTTCGTGCCCTACGGGGGCCCACGCAGCAACAAACAGATCAT GTACAAGATTACCACTGAGAAACCGACGGGGGCCATTGCTGGGGTACAGAGGGTGAAGGACGGTCCCATCGAGTGGAGCTACCAGCTGCCATCCTGTTGCCAGCTCTCCGA GGGCCTCAAGGCCCAGCTGGTCCCAGTACTTGCTAACATTCTGGAAGCCAACCAGGATAAGTGCTGGGGCTTCGACCAGTTCTTCGCGGAGACCACGGGCATCCTCCACCGCGTGCCCGTTCACGTCTTCTCCCTTCAGCAAGCCACCATGCTTCGCATCTACATCCACTTCTATAACAC GGCTGCCATCTTTTTCGAGGAGGTGCAGCGACAGACCAAGATTAGCCCTGAGTTCCAGCAATACCTCTTCCAAGGACACAGCCTCATTCTGGAACCCTCCATGAAGGTGGTCAACTTTCCGCCGACCACGCCAGGTCGGCCCATCTTCCTACTCAGCCGCCGGCCGGAGAAGATAGTGGGACTGACCTACAAAGAGC CTGACATGCCGAGCATGCCTGCGAAGTTTGACGTCATAGCCGACTCCAGCTTTTCGAAG GCCGTCCTGGGCATCATCCACCAGTACTTAAGGATAGGCCACTCGTTACAGAAGTGTCAGGAGCTGATTCTACAGGGATTCTATTGCTACTT CGAGATGGTCCTTACAGAATGCAACAACACGCTACACAAGATCAGCATCGTCAACATGAAGCTGGTCTCCTGTCTGCAGGTGGAGGACAAGCTGTCCAAGCT GGGCCAGTCTTCTGGGGACCTGCCAGACCTTATGGACAACAGGAAGAAGCTAAAACTG ATGCAGGAGGACCTACCCGTGTACTGCAATAGCATCCGGGACTTTCACACCAAGCTGGACCACCTGCACGTGCAGCTGGCGAAGCGCATGGAGATACTGGCCGAAGACAAAAG CATGCAGAAGATGGAGGTCTTGCTGGAGAAGATCACGCAGGTGCACCAGCAGTACAGGAAGGACAGAGCTGCAGGCA AGCTGAACTACAATGATGAACAGATTCACAAATTTGAGAA GATAAACCTGTCCAACAATATCAAGAAGGTGAAGTCTCTCTTCCGGGATGTCTGCTCACAGAAATACCACGATGTCCTGGCCTTAGCTGGATCCTGGACCAG CGAGCTCCATGAGATCCAGATACACCTAAAGGACTACAGTGTTTACTTCATTCAGATCATGGATGacctacatgtgtgtgaacAGTGCCAAAACAAG GTCCTGGACAGAGCCCTGCTCCGGCTACAGCAGATGCAGGCGGTGACAGAGCCCTCAGACTGTCCGCGGGACAAGGATCACATGATCCGGAG GATGAACCAGCTGAAGGATGAGATGCAGTTGGTGGCGTTGGAGTTACAGCACAACAACAGCATCATTGAGAG CTTGGGAGTGATGAACAAAGGTCCAGAAGTCTGA